A window of the Thermoleophilia bacterium SCSIO 60948 genome harbors these coding sequences:
- a CDS encoding LLM class flavin-dependent oxidoreductase yields MASTPTFSILDLAPVGEGRSVGDALRDSIELAQVAERLGYQRHWVAEHHNMPGIASSSPPVLIAHLAAATERIRVGSGGVMLPNHAPLVVAEQFGMLEAIHPGRIDLGIGRAPGTDGATAAALRRTEEGLGAEDFPRELGDLLRFFSGDFPAGDPMGSISAVPGEGEQPEVWLLGSSGYSAQLAGMLGMPFSFAHHFASRNTIPALNLYRESFSPSPALAAPRAMVAVNVTAAADDERARYIAGPAKLAMARLRSGRPSRLPTPEEAAAHEFSAAEEHAARSMGGSAVIGGPDTVKAGLEDLIERTSADELMVTTMVHDPADRVRTLEIVAQAMGIEPLVAATA; encoded by the coding sequence ATGGCATCCACCCCGACGTTCTCCATCCTCGACCTCGCGCCGGTCGGCGAGGGCCGTTCGGTCGGCGACGCGCTGCGTGACTCGATCGAACTCGCCCAGGTCGCCGAGCGGCTCGGTTACCAGCGTCATTGGGTCGCCGAGCACCACAACATGCCCGGCATCGCGAGCTCCTCGCCGCCGGTGCTGATCGCCCACCTCGCCGCGGCCACCGAGCGGATTCGCGTCGGCTCCGGCGGCGTGATGCTGCCCAACCACGCCCCGCTGGTCGTCGCCGAGCAATTCGGGATGCTCGAGGCGATCCACCCGGGACGGATCGATCTCGGGATCGGCCGCGCGCCCGGGACCGATGGCGCCACCGCCGCCGCGCTGCGCCGCACCGAGGAGGGGCTCGGCGCCGAGGACTTCCCGCGCGAGCTCGGGGACCTGCTGCGCTTCTTCTCCGGCGACTTCCCCGCCGGCGACCCGATGGGCTCGATCAGCGCCGTCCCCGGCGAGGGCGAGCAGCCCGAGGTCTGGTTGCTCGGCTCGAGCGGTTACAGCGCCCAACTCGCCGGGATGCTCGGGATGCCGTTCTCCTTCGCCCACCACTTCGCGTCTCGCAACACGATCCCGGCGCTGAACCTGTACCGCGAGAGCTTCAGCCCGTCGCCGGCGCTCGCGGCGCCGCGAGCGATGGTCGCCGTCAACGTCACCGCGGCCGCCGACGACGAGCGCGCCCGCTACATCGCCGGTCCCGCGAAGCTCGCGATGGCGCGGCTTCGCAGCGGCCGCCCCTCGCGTCTGCCGACGCCCGAGGAGGCGGCGGCTCACGAGTTCAGCGCGGCCGAGGAGCACGCCGCGCGCTCGATGGGGGGCTCAGCGGTGATCGGCGGCCCGGACACGGTCAAGGCCGGCCTCGAGGATCTCATCGAGCGCACGAGCGCCGACGAGCTGATGGTGACGACGATGGTCCACGACCCGGCCGATCGGGTTCGCACGCTCGAGATCGTCGCCCAGGCGATGGGCATCGAGCCGCTGGTCGCGGCGACGGCCTGA